A single Agromyces sp. CF514 DNA region contains:
- a CDS encoding PadR family transcriptional regulator — MPRHPSSTNRGNRMGNVILGLLLIGPQTLYSLNKQFEQGISLFYRASYGSLQSALKSLLAKGHVTFVEGIDGGRNKKTYSITDAGSAAFDAWMHAPVVGGDLEVAALSKLYLLGLVDDADARLAVLDDLVAAVEGEVAALEGFAVQIDALDVPPQYAQLFRYRRATLDYGLMSHRASLDWFRALAAEERAR; from the coding sequence ATGCCGCGGCATCCGTCGTCGACGAATCGAGGCAACCGCATGGGCAACGTGATCCTCGGGCTGCTGCTGATCGGCCCGCAGACGCTGTACTCGCTGAACAAGCAGTTCGAGCAGGGCATCTCGCTCTTCTACCGCGCGAGCTACGGCAGCCTGCAGAGCGCGCTCAAGTCACTGCTCGCGAAGGGCCACGTGACCTTCGTCGAGGGCATCGACGGCGGGCGCAACAAGAAGACCTACTCGATCACGGATGCCGGCAGCGCGGCATTCGACGCCTGGATGCACGCGCCCGTGGTCGGCGGCGACCTCGAGGTCGCCGCCCTCTCGAAGCTCTACCTGCTCGGACTCGTCGACGACGCCGACGCCCGGCTGGCCGTGCTCGACGACCTCGTGGCCGCGGTCGAGGGCGAGGTCGCCGCGCTCGAGGGGTTCGCCGTGCAGATCGACGCGCTCGACGTGCCGCCGCAGTACGCGCAGCTGTTCCGGTATCGGCGGGCGACGCTCGACTACGGGCTCATGTCGCACCGTGCGAGCCTCGACTGGTTCCGGGCGCTCGCCGCGGAGGAACGCGCGCGCTGA
- a CDS encoding FAD-binding oxidoreductase, translated as MGTTVFERRQPPASVVEHSLAATRQAVFWLEDLPEGATGGRAKLAGTRVADLVIVGGGYTGLWSAVLAKRRNPNARVVLVEAKTIGWAASGRNGGFCEASLTHGDENGESRWPDEMPTLHRLGMENLDAIEASEAEYGMDFHFERTGQLAPAIEEHQVEWLREWHAGAVEKGEGDDVVFLDEAAVQASVASPTFLAGVWEKRTNAMVHPARLVSELARVAEELGVEIFEHSPVKGIETPGSTGAVSIVTDGGRVDATHAVLATNVFPSLLKRNRLMTVPVYDYVLMTEPLSPQQLADIGWNDRQGIGDMANQFHYYRLSKDNRILFGGYDAIYHYGRKVRSEYEKRPETWQKLASHFFTTFPQLEGLQFSHQWAGAIDTSTQFTAFFGTARDHRVAYAAGFTGLGVGSTRFAAETMLDLLERRDNERTRLEMVRKRPLPFPPEPAAAIGINATRWSLDRADHNRGKRNVLLKTLDALGLGFDS; from the coding sequence GTGGGAACCACCGTCTTCGAACGACGTCAACCACCCGCAAGCGTCGTCGAGCACTCGCTCGCCGCAACCCGTCAGGCCGTGTTCTGGCTCGAAGACCTGCCCGAAGGGGCCACCGGCGGGCGGGCGAAGCTCGCGGGCACCCGCGTCGCCGACCTCGTGATCGTGGGCGGCGGCTACACGGGCCTCTGGTCCGCGGTGCTCGCCAAGCGTCGCAACCCGAACGCGCGCGTCGTGCTCGTCGAGGCGAAGACCATCGGATGGGCGGCATCGGGCCGCAACGGCGGCTTCTGCGAGGCGAGCCTCACGCACGGCGACGAGAACGGCGAGTCCCGCTGGCCCGACGAGATGCCGACGCTGCACCGCCTCGGCATGGAGAACCTCGACGCCATCGAGGCGTCCGAGGCCGAGTACGGCATGGACTTCCATTTCGAGCGCACCGGGCAGCTCGCACCCGCCATCGAGGAGCACCAGGTCGAATGGCTGCGCGAGTGGCACGCCGGCGCCGTCGAGAAGGGCGAGGGCGACGACGTCGTCTTCCTCGACGAGGCAGCCGTGCAGGCATCCGTCGCCTCCCCCACGTTCCTCGCCGGAGTCTGGGAGAAGCGCACGAACGCGATGGTGCACCCCGCCCGCCTCGTCTCGGAGCTCGCGCGCGTCGCCGAGGAGCTCGGCGTCGAGATCTTCGAGCACTCGCCCGTGAAGGGCATCGAGACGCCGGGGTCGACGGGTGCCGTGAGCATCGTCACCGACGGCGGCCGGGTCGACGCCACGCACGCGGTGCTCGCGACCAACGTGTTCCCGTCGCTGCTCAAGCGCAACCGGCTCATGACCGTGCCGGTCTACGACTACGTGCTCATGACCGAGCCGCTCTCGCCGCAGCAGTTGGCCGACATCGGCTGGAACGACCGCCAGGGCATCGGCGACATGGCGAACCAGTTCCACTACTACCGCCTCTCGAAGGACAACCGCATCCTGTTCGGCGGGTACGACGCGATCTACCACTACGGCCGCAAGGTGCGCAGCGAGTACGAGAAGCGACCCGAGACGTGGCAGAAGCTCGCGAGCCACTTCTTCACGACGTTCCCGCAGCTCGAGGGCCTGCAGTTCAGCCACCAGTGGGCCGGCGCGATCGACACGAGCACGCAGTTCACGGCGTTCTTCGGCACCGCGCGCGACCACCGCGTCGCCTACGCCGCGGGCTTCACGGGGCTCGGCGTCGGCTCGACCCGGTTCGCCGCCGAGACCATGCTCGACCTGCTCGAGCGCCGCGACAACGAGCGCACGCGGCTCGAGATGGTGCGCAAGCGCCCGCTGCCCTTCCCGCCCGAGCCCGCCGCCGCGATCGGCATCAACGCGACCCGCTGGTCGCTCGATCGGGCCGACCACAACCGCGGCAAGCGCAACGTGCTGCTGAAGACGCTCGACGCGCTCGGCCTGGGGTTCGACTCGTGA
- a CDS encoding NAD-dependent succinate-semialdehyde dehydrogenase, producing MAKYRVQNPATGEIVETFEAATDEQIEQTVAAADAAYREWRERSVQERAAIVKRVAELFDERRDELARLIAVEMGKSIAESLDEVEFARSIIEYYAVHGPSLITDHEIPSTIPGKAIIEQLPVGTLLGVMPWNFPYYQVARFAAPNLVLGNTIILKHADICARSALTIQEIMEEAGVPIGGYQNVFASHDQIANMIADPRVQGVSLTGSERAGAIIGEQAGRHLKKAVLELGGIDPMVVLDSDDVAAVAKAAWDFRVYNVGQVCNSNKRLIVMDEIYDEFVAELRRLADGLVPGDQLALGDGQFAPMSSRAAAETVHAQVQQAIAAGATLEAGGVLSDGPGAYYSPAVLTGVPRDSASYREEIFGPVATVYRVYSDEEALELANDCDLGLGGSVFSTDEARASRLASRLEVGMTHVNTIAAEAAELPFGGVKRSGFGREMGPIGIGEFANRRLSFVAK from the coding sequence ATGGCGAAGTATCGAGTGCAGAACCCGGCGACCGGCGAGATCGTCGAGACGTTCGAGGCCGCGACCGACGAGCAGATCGAGCAGACGGTCGCCGCGGCCGACGCGGCCTACCGCGAATGGCGCGAGCGCAGCGTGCAGGAGCGCGCCGCGATCGTCAAGCGGGTGGCCGAGCTGTTCGACGAGCGCCGCGACGAGCTGGCGAGGCTCATCGCGGTCGAGATGGGCAAGTCGATCGCCGAGTCGCTCGACGAGGTCGAGTTCGCCCGGTCGATCATCGAGTACTACGCGGTGCACGGGCCGAGCCTGATCACCGATCACGAGATCCCGTCGACGATCCCGGGCAAGGCGATCATCGAGCAGCTGCCCGTCGGCACGCTGCTCGGCGTGATGCCGTGGAACTTCCCGTACTACCAGGTGGCGCGCTTCGCGGCACCGAACCTCGTGCTCGGCAACACGATCATCCTGAAGCACGCCGACATCTGCGCCCGTTCCGCCCTCACGATCCAGGAGATCATGGAGGAGGCGGGCGTGCCCATCGGCGGCTACCAGAACGTGTTCGCCTCGCACGACCAGATCGCGAACATGATCGCCGACCCCCGTGTGCAGGGCGTCTCGCTCACCGGGTCCGAGCGGGCCGGCGCCATCATCGGCGAGCAGGCCGGCCGTCACCTCAAGAAGGCCGTGCTCGAGCTCGGCGGCATCGACCCGATGGTCGTGCTCGACTCCGACGACGTCGCGGCCGTCGCGAAGGCGGCGTGGGACTTCCGCGTCTACAACGTCGGCCAGGTGTGCAACTCGAACAAGCGTCTCATCGTCATGGACGAGATCTACGACGAGTTCGTCGCCGAACTGCGTCGCCTCGCCGACGGCCTCGTGCCGGGCGACCAGCTCGCCCTCGGCGACGGGCAGTTCGCGCCGATGTCGAGCCGGGCCGCCGCCGAGACGGTGCACGCACAGGTGCAGCAGGCGATCGCCGCGGGCGCGACGCTCGAGGCCGGCGGCGTGCTCTCGGACGGCCCCGGCGCGTACTACTCGCCCGCCGTGCTGACCGGCGTGCCGCGCGATTCCGCCTCGTACCGCGAGGAGATCTTCGGCCCGGTCGCCACGGTCTACCGCGTGTACAGCGACGAGGAGGCGCTCGAGCTCGCGAACGACTGCGACCTCGGGCTCGGCGGCTCGGTGTTCTCGACCGACGAGGCACGCGCCTCGCGCCTCGCCTCACGGCTCGAGGTCGGCATGACGCACGTCAACACGATCGCGGCCGAAGCCGCCGAGTTGCCGTTCGGCGGCGTCAAGCGCTCGGGCTTCGGGCGCGAGATGGGCCCGATCGGCATCGGCGAGTTCGCCAACCGCCGGCTCTCGTTCGTCGCGAAGTAG
- a CDS encoding VOC family protein gives MLRGIATVNQYVEDPAAAAAWYTEVLGIEPYFHREGPDGRTAYVEFRIGDHQQELGFIDRRFAPDTLAPTTVDGRSAGPLMHWHVDDLEGSLARLVELGATPLLPITEHGPGFITASVVDPFGNVLGIMTNVHYLAQLGDTAAPAGAIA, from the coding sequence ATGCTTCGAGGCATCGCCACCGTCAACCAGTACGTCGAAGACCCCGCCGCCGCGGCCGCCTGGTACACCGAGGTGCTCGGCATCGAGCCGTACTTCCACCGCGAGGGCCCCGACGGCCGCACCGCCTACGTCGAGTTCCGCATCGGCGACCACCAGCAGGAACTCGGCTTCATCGACCGCCGGTTCGCGCCCGACACGCTCGCCCCCACCACGGTCGACGGGCGCAGCGCCGGACCGCTCATGCACTGGCACGTCGACGACCTCGAGGGCTCGCTCGCACGGCTCGTCGAGCTCGGCGCGACGCCGCTGCTCCCGATCACCGAGCACGGCCCCGGCTTCATCACCGCCTCGGTCGTCGATCCGTTCGGCAACGTGCTCGGCATCATGACCAACGTGCACTACCTGGCGCAGCTCGGCGACACCGCCGCGCCCGCCGGCGCCATCGCCTGA
- a CDS encoding helix-turn-helix transcriptional regulator, giving the protein MITADRSPRLAARDPRTAAIAGRAVVEGDAEPGTEVDALTLGRRIREHRTARGMTLGELAAAIDRAPSQVSAIENGKREPRLSMLRTIALALGTTADELLKTDAPSERAALEIAVERAQRGPVFAALGLPTFRVAKGMSDQTLTTILALHQEIDRLHRERAATPEEARRANGLLRAEMRARDNFYPELEAKAGELLEAVGHTGGPVSHQLVADMASHLGYSLHYVGDLPHSTRSVTDKRNGRIYLPTAQSPSRDSRSPILQALASHLLGHHEPRDYAEFLRQRIETNYLTAAILLPEQAAVRFLTEAKNLRRISMEDLRDAFAVSYETAAHRFTNVATARLDIPVHFTKVHESGTIIKAYENDRVRFPSDALGAIEGTTMCRNWTARTVFDVEDRFSPWYQYTDTPSGTFWCTSRIEKAKEGEYSVSVGVPFEHVKWFRGRETPHRAVSRCPDPACCQAPAGLAERWADASWPAARTPTSLLAALPTGTFPGVDQTEVFQFLEAHAPGA; this is encoded by the coding sequence ATGATCACCGCCGATCGAAGCCCCCGACTCGCCGCTCGCGACCCGCGCACGGCCGCCATCGCCGGTCGCGCCGTCGTCGAGGGCGACGCCGAGCCGGGCACCGAGGTCGACGCGCTCACGCTCGGGCGACGCATCCGCGAGCACCGCACGGCACGCGGAATGACCCTCGGCGAGCTGGCGGCGGCCATCGATCGGGCCCCGTCGCAGGTCAGCGCCATCGAGAACGGCAAGCGCGAACCGCGCCTGTCGATGCTGCGCACGATCGCGCTCGCCCTCGGCACGACGGCCGACGAACTCCTGAAGACCGACGCGCCCTCGGAGCGCGCAGCCCTCGAGATCGCGGTCGAGCGGGCCCAGCGCGGTCCGGTCTTCGCGGCGCTCGGGCTGCCGACGTTCCGCGTCGCGAAGGGCATGAGCGACCAGACGCTCACGACGATCCTCGCGCTGCATCAGGAGATCGACCGCCTGCACCGCGAGCGCGCCGCGACCCCTGAAGAGGCGCGACGCGCGAACGGCCTGCTGCGTGCCGAGATGCGCGCCCGAGACAACTTCTACCCCGAGCTCGAGGCCAAGGCGGGCGAACTGCTCGAGGCGGTCGGCCACACGGGCGGCCCGGTGTCGCACCAGCTCGTCGCCGACATGGCCAGCCACCTGGGGTACTCGCTGCACTACGTCGGCGACCTGCCGCACTCGACCCGCTCGGTGACCGACAAGCGCAACGGGCGCATCTACCTGCCGACCGCGCAGTCGCCCTCGCGCGACTCGCGCTCGCCGATCCTCCAGGCGCTCGCCTCGCACCTGCTCGGCCACCACGAGCCGCGCGACTACGCCGAGTTCCTGCGCCAGCGCATCGAGACGAACTACCTCACGGCCGCGATCCTGCTGCCCGAGCAGGCCGCGGTGCGGTTCCTCACCGAGGCGAAGAACCTGCGCCGCATCTCGATGGAAGACCTGCGCGACGCGTTCGCCGTGTCGTACGAGACCGCCGCGCACCGGTTCACGAACGTCGCGACGGCGCGCCTCGACATCCCGGTGCACTTCACGAAGGTGCACGAGTCGGGCACCATCATCAAGGCCTACGAGAACGACCGGGTGCGGTTCCCGAGCGACGCGCTCGGGGCGATCGAGGGCACCACGATGTGCCGCAACTGGACCGCCCGCACGGTGTTCGACGTCGAGGACCGCTTCAGCCCCTGGTACCAGTACACCGACACGCCGTCGGGCACGTTCTGGTGCACCTCGCGCATCGAGAAGGCGAAGGAGGGCGAGTACTCGGTGTCGGTCGGCGTGCCGTTCGAGCACGTGAAGTGGTTCCGCGGTCGCGAGACACCGCACCGTGCGGTTTCACGCTGCCCCGACCCGGCGTGCTGCCAGGCTCCCGCGGGCCTCGCCGAACGGTGGGCGGATGCCTCGTGGCCGGCCGCGCGCACCCCGACCTCGCTGCTCGCGGCACTGCCGACGGGCACGTTCCCCGGGGTCGACCAGACCGAGGTGTTCCAGTTCCTCGAGGCGCACGCGCCCGGGGCCTGA
- a CDS encoding anaerobic C4-dicarboxylate transporter family protein, translated as MEYVVVILQAIVVIGAIVMGVRTGGLGLGLWGVVGTAILVFGFHLPPGSIPIDAFFIIIAVITASSAMQAAGGIDYLVSIASKIIQANPKRLTYVAPIVAFVFTVLAGTSNIYFALIPIIYETAYRNGQRPERALASSTVTSALGITASPVSAAMAAYLVLMDGTGYGLPQILAITIPASLVACVATSVVQQRIGKELVHDPKFLAKVKEGAVQLPPVLQAEFAGATGSTATAAAGGGEAVTGAGDAQTPTVTATAPKPSKADRIEHPVPKGGATAAWIFLSGTFLIVLFGLFSGLRPSFPDENGDLVPIGMSTVIEMVMFSAALVIILVRKVKPSVVVEQPLLKAGFVAAVALFGIAWMADTFISANEETIIAPLGAFIEQQPIMLAVALFLVAGLTTSQSATTNTLIPIALAAGLAPGVITAMWPSLVGVWLFPANGSQIAAVETDLTGSTKLTQVPIWHSFTIPMLVSWVAVVAAGLLMQLVIPV; from the coding sequence ATGGAATACGTGGTCGTCATACTGCAGGCCATCGTCGTCATCGGTGCGATCGTCATGGGCGTCCGCACCGGCGGCCTCGGCCTCGGTCTCTGGGGAGTGGTCGGCACCGCGATCCTCGTGTTCGGCTTCCACCTGCCGCCCGGCTCGATCCCGATCGACGCGTTCTTCATCATCATCGCGGTCATCACGGCCTCGTCGGCGATGCAGGCGGCGGGCGGCATCGACTACCTCGTCTCGATCGCGTCGAAGATCATCCAGGCGAACCCGAAGCGGCTCACCTACGTTGCGCCCATCGTGGCGTTCGTGTTCACGGTGCTCGCGGGCACCTCGAACATCTACTTCGCGCTCATCCCGATCATCTACGAGACCGCCTACCGCAACGGGCAGCGCCCCGAGCGGGCGCTCGCCTCCTCGACCGTGACCTCGGCGCTCGGCATCACCGCGAGCCCCGTCTCGGCGGCGATGGCCGCCTACCTCGTGCTGATGGACGGCACCGGCTACGGGCTCCCGCAGATCCTGGCGATCACGATCCCGGCTTCGCTGGTCGCGTGCGTCGCCACCTCGGTGGTGCAGCAGCGCATCGGCAAGGAGCTCGTCCACGACCCGAAGTTCCTGGCCAAGGTCAAGGAGGGCGCCGTCCAGTTGCCCCCGGTGCTCCAGGCCGAGTTCGCCGGAGCCACCGGGTCGACGGCGACCGCGGCGGCCGGCGGCGGCGAGGCCGTCACCGGTGCGGGCGACGCGCAGACCCCCACGGTGACCGCGACGGCCCCGAAGCCGTCGAAGGCCGACCGCATCGAGCACCCCGTGCCGAAGGGCGGCGCGACGGCCGCCTGGATCTTCCTCTCCGGCACGTTCCTCATCGTGCTGTTCGGCCTGTTCTCGGGCCTGCGGCCGTCGTTCCCCGACGAGAACGGCGACCTCGTGCCGATCGGCATGTCGACCGTCATCGAGATGGTCATGTTCAGTGCCGCCCTCGTGATCATCCTCGTGCGCAAGGTGAAGCCGTCGGTGGTGGTGGAGCAGCCGCTGCTGAAGGCCGGATTCGTCGCCGCCGTCGCCCTGTTCGGCATCGCCTGGATGGCGGACACGTTCATCAGCGCGAACGAGGAGACGATCATCGCCCCGCTCGGCGCGTTCATCGAGCAGCAGCCGATCATGCTCGCCGTCGCCCTCTTCCTCGTCGCCGGCCTCACCACGAGCCAGTCGGCCACGACCAACACGCTCATCCCCATCGCGCTCGCCGCGGGCCTCGCACCCGGCGTCATCACCGCGATGTGGCCGTCGCTCGTCGGCGTCTGGCTGTTCCCCGCGAACGGTTCGCAGATCGCCGCGGTCGAGACCGACCTCACCGGGTCGACGAAGCTGACGCAGGTGCCGATCTGGCACTCGTTCACGATCCCGATGCTCGTGTCGTGGGTCGCGGTGGTCGCCGCGGGCCTGCTGATGCAGCTCGTCATCCCGGTCTGA
- a CDS encoding cupin domain-containing protein produces MSGEQAGGQADALRLVAGALTDAPGLALEHEPVAADQVVAGAPTTGYLALDESDAGEIGVWEMSVGAMRDVEVDEVFVVLAGDATVEFESPALAPIELRPGSVVRLEAGMQTVWTVREALRKVFISR; encoded by the coding sequence GTGAGCGGCGAGCAGGCGGGCGGGCAGGCCGACGCGCTGCGGCTCGTCGCCGGAGCGTTGACCGATGCCCCGGGCCTCGCGCTCGAGCACGAGCCGGTCGCGGCCGACCAGGTCGTCGCCGGCGCCCCGACCACGGGGTACCTCGCCCTCGACGAGTCGGATGCCGGTGAGATCGGCGTCTGGGAGATGTCGGTCGGCGCGATGCGCGACGTCGAGGTCGACGAGGTGTTCGTCGTGCTCGCGGGCGACGCGACCGTGGAGTTCGAGTCCCCGGCGCTCGCCCCGATCGAGCTCAGGCCGGGCTCGGTCGTGCGGCTCGAGGCCGGCATGCAGACGGTGTGGACGGTGCGCGAGGCGCTCCGGAAGGTGTTCATCTCGCGCTGA
- a CDS encoding M20/M25/M40 family metallo-hydrolase — translation MSESDDLNAAAAALMPDVLERHAALVRIPSVAFPGFDPAPVHAMGQAVVDLFADAGAEGVRLLDVPDGYPCVYADLPGPEGSPTVLLYAHYDVQPAPESQNWSSDPWEPVTKEDGRIYGRGSADDKSGLAIHYGTLKLLGPDRPCRVKILVEGEEETISHLEPFVEANPDLFAADAFVIGDIGGQASGRPGLTTALRGDVACTVTVRTLEFPVHSGEFGGAAPDAMTAMIRILDSLHDEHGDTVIPGVPSGAWEGADMDEDVYRGGSAILPGVEFLGTGSLSDRIWAKPSVTVLGMDLPSTAEASNVLLPEVKAKLSMRIIPGVDAEEQLNALMDYLRSKRPWNCEVTVEKVKTGYPFHVDESHPAIVAGEDALTEAYGVEVERIGSGASIPLVASLKKVSPDAAILLWGAEDTAKSRIHASDESVDPGEIERMIAAQVGFIRKFVAAE, via the coding sequence ATGTCCGAGTCCGACGACCTGAACGCAGCCGCTGCCGCGCTGATGCCCGACGTGCTCGAGCGGCATGCGGCGCTCGTGCGGATCCCGTCGGTGGCGTTCCCGGGCTTCGACCCCGCGCCGGTGCACGCCATGGGCCAGGCCGTCGTCGACCTGTTCGCGGATGCCGGCGCCGAGGGCGTGCGCCTGCTCGACGTGCCCGACGGCTACCCGTGCGTCTACGCGGACCTGCCCGGCCCCGAGGGGTCGCCCACCGTGCTGCTCTACGCCCACTACGACGTGCAGCCGGCGCCCGAGTCGCAGAACTGGTCGAGCGATCCGTGGGAGCCCGTGACCAAGGAGGACGGTCGCATCTACGGTCGTGGATCGGCCGACGACAAGTCGGGGCTCGCGATCCACTACGGCACGCTGAAGCTGCTCGGGCCCGACCGGCCGTGTCGCGTGAAGATCCTCGTCGAGGGCGAGGAGGAGACGATCTCGCACCTCGAGCCCTTCGTCGAGGCCAACCCCGACCTGTTCGCGGCCGACGCGTTCGTCATCGGCGACATCGGCGGTCAGGCCTCCGGGCGTCCGGGTCTCACGACCGCGCTCCGAGGGGATGTCGCGTGCACGGTGACCGTGCGCACGCTCGAGTTCCCGGTGCACTCGGGCGAGTTCGGCGGTGCGGCGCCCGACGCGATGACGGCGATGATCCGCATCCTCGACTCGCTGCACGACGAGCACGGCGACACCGTGATCCCCGGCGTGCCGAGCGGCGCCTGGGAGGGGGCCGACATGGATGAGGACGTGTATCGCGGCGGGTCGGCGATCCTGCCCGGCGTCGAGTTCCTCGGCACCGGGTCGCTCTCGGACCGCATCTGGGCGAAGCCGTCGGTGACCGTGCTCGGCATGGACCTGCCGAGCACCGCCGAGGCCTCGAACGTGCTGCTGCCCGAGGTGAAGGCCAAGCTGTCGATGCGCATCATCCCCGGCGTCGACGCCGAGGAGCAGTTGAACGCGCTCATGGACTACCTGCGGTCGAAGCGTCCGTGGAACTGCGAGGTGACCGTCGAGAAGGTCAAGACCGGCTACCCGTTCCACGTCGACGAGTCGCACCCCGCGATCGTCGCCGGCGAGGACGCCCTCACCGAGGCGTACGGCGTCGAGGTCGAGCGGATCGGCAGTGGGGCCTCGATCCCGCTCGTGGCCTCGCTGAAGAAGGTCTCGCCCGATGCCGCGATCCTGCTCTGGGGTGCGGAGGACACGGCGAAGTCCCGCATCCACGCCTCCGACGAGTCGGTCGACCCCGGTGAGATCGAGCGGATGATCGCGGCGCAGGTCGGCTTCATCCGCAAGTTCGTCGCGGCCGAGTAG
- a CDS encoding serine hydrolase — MAAARRPTPRPLDADARIDAGPRTDAGSLPDAGRRLDTDAFAARLDAHLARVTRRRGALGAPQVAVTSERLGLDYRFGDQERRFHVASIGKTFTATLVMQLVEAGAFAVDTSLSALLPHDELARLFERDGTADAAGGATVHHLLTHTSGVADYFDGPVTRGSRMRRLVLDDPDRLWTPAELLAFSRERQRPVGRPGARFAYSDTGYVLLGRVLEQATGRAFHDLLHERVFAPLGLRDSALLFRPPSAPDAAAMDLAPFRLGRIEASRFTSMSCDWAGGGIVATPGDLRAFSRALHRGELIGDASLAYLSTMPNRFRPGIRYGAGMMQVRFEGFSPLLRGLPRPVGHIGVLATHLFHDPVHDAEIVLNFASTREMVRSFRTLIVIEQALQRLT, encoded by the coding sequence ATGGCCGCCGCACGCCGACCCACCCCACGCCCGCTCGACGCCGATGCGCGCATCGACGCCGGGCCACGAACCGACGCCGGCTCTCTGCCCGACGCCGGCCGTCGTCTCGACACCGACGCGTTCGCCGCGCGGCTCGACGCCCACCTCGCCCGGGTCACCCGCCGCCGCGGCGCGCTGGGCGCTCCGCAGGTCGCCGTGACATCCGAGCGCCTCGGCCTCGACTACCGCTTCGGCGACCAGGAGCGACGGTTCCACGTCGCGAGCATCGGCAAGACGTTCACGGCCACGCTCGTCATGCAGCTCGTCGAGGCGGGCGCCTTCGCCGTCGACACCTCACTCAGTGCGCTGCTCCCCCACGACGAACTCGCCAGGCTGTTCGAACGAGACGGCACCGCGGATGCCGCGGGCGGCGCGACCGTGCACCACCTGCTCACGCACACGTCGGGCGTCGCCGATTACTTCGACGGTCCGGTCACGCGCGGATCTCGGATGCGCCGACTCGTGCTCGACGACCCCGACCGCCTCTGGACGCCCGCCGAGCTGCTCGCCTTCAGCCGCGAGCGCCAGCGACCGGTCGGCCGCCCGGGCGCGCGGTTCGCCTACTCCGACACCGGGTACGTGCTGCTCGGGCGCGTGCTCGAGCAGGCGACCGGGAGGGCGTTCCACGACCTGCTGCACGAGCGCGTGTTCGCGCCGCTCGGCCTGCGCGACAGCGCCCTGCTGTTCCGCCCCCCGTCGGCACCCGATGCCGCTGCGATGGATCTCGCGCCGTTCCGCCTCGGCCGGATCGAGGCCAGTCGCTTCACCAGCATGAGCTGCGACTGGGCGGGCGGCGGCATCGTCGCGACGCCCGGCGACCTGCGCGCCTTCTCGCGCGCGCTGCACCGGGGCGAGCTGATCGGCGACGCGAGCCTCGCCTACCTGAGCACGATGCCCAACCGGTTCCGCCCCGGCATCCGATACGGCGCAGGCATGATGCAGGTGCGGTTCGAGGGCTTCTCACCCCTGCTGCGCGGGCTGCCCCGCCCCGTCGGCCACATCGGGGTGCTCGCCACGCACCTGTTCCACGACCCCGTGCACGATGCCGAGATCGTGCTGAACTTCGCATCGACGCGCGAGATGGTGCGGAGCTTCCGCACACTGATCGTGATCGAGCAGGCGCTGCAGCGGCTCACGTAG